From the genome of Eublepharis macularius isolate TG4126 chromosome 12, MPM_Emac_v1.0, whole genome shotgun sequence, one region includes:
- the LOC129339883 gene encoding olfactory receptor 6X1-like, producing MMNTTTVTEFILLGIPFLYELHQIFFVVGLFVYIIAILGNGFILYIVAVEPRLQTPMYIFLSNLAFLEICYTTTVVPKLLQTFVQTRTKICFHCCLAQSFLFFIFGGSELLVLTAMSFDRYLAICKPLQYPMIMTKNVCIQLSLAAWYVSFITLFFQFLVFWQMPFCGPNVVDNFFCESAAMFSLVCTDTHFSEFVGFLFAVLMIVVTLILTIVSYAYIISTVMVIPSAAGRKKAFSTCTSHLIVVFILYGALIAMYVRPSVHSSSRITRVLGVLNTVFIPMLNPFIYTIRNSEVKNAVRNMIHKKRQLLNNDFLNVFKKG from the coding sequence ATGATGAACACAACAACAGTGACGGAGTTTATTCTACTGGGTATTCCTTTTCTGTATGAGCTACACCAGATTTTCTTTGTTGTCGGTTTATTTGTCTACATTATAGCCATTCTGGGGAATGGATTTATCCTCTATATCGTTGCTGTCGAGCCAAGACTTCAGACTCCCATGTACATCTTCCTGAGCAACCTGGCTTTCCTGGAGATCTGCTACACCACAACTGTGGTACCCAAGCTGCTTCAGACATTTGTACAAACAAGGACCAAAATTTGTTTCCACTGCTGCCTGGCCCagagttttttatttttcatatttggTGGTTCAGAACTTTTAGTCCTAACAGCAATGTCTTTTGATCGTTATTTGGCTATCTGCAAGCCACTTCAATATCCAATGATTATGACTAAGAATGTCTGCATTCAGTTGTCCTTAGCTGCTTGGTATGTCTCATTCATAACTTTGTTTTTTCAGTTTCTTGTTTTTTGGCAGATGCCCTTCTGTGGACCCAATGTTGTTGATAACTTCTTCTGTGAGTCTGCTGCCATGTTTAGTCTTGTATGTACTGATACGCACTTTAGTGAGTTTGTGGGATTTCTATTTGCTGTCCTAATGATAGTTGTGACTTTGATCTTAACTATAGTATCATATGCCTATATTATCTCCACTGTAATGGTGATCCCTTCAGCTGCTGGGCGCAAAAAGGCTTTTTCTACCTGTACATCTCACCTGATTGTGGTGTTTATATTGTATGGGGCACTGATAGCCATGTACGTGAGGCCCAGTGTGCACTCCTCTTCTCGTATAACCCGAGTTCTAGGAGTCTTGAACACTGTCTTTATTCCAATGCTAAATCCTTTCATATACACAATAAGGAATTCAGAAGTCAAAAATGCTGTTCGAAATATGATACATAAGAAGAGAcagttgctgaacaatgattttttaaatgtgtttaaaaAAGGTTAG